CTAGAAAAACCTTGAATTGGAATACACCTGAAGATGAAATACGGACTCTTGTGCGTTAAATTCTTGAACCTACCATCAAAAATAATCTTTTGGGGGCTTTTTCTTCTACATTACCAAATGCTAAATTATCAATGGTAGCCGACCAAGAGGTTGGTTCTCCTTTTTGATTTGTAGATTCCCTGGAAGTTACTGCTAAATTAAAAACTCTTTTTCTTTCGATTGCCAAAAGTTCGGCTCTCGCAACACATTCTTGAGTTATGAATCCATATAAATTTTCTGGGTTATTACCGTTTGGCGGTAACACTTTAACAGACTCAAGACTATGGTTTAATTCTATTGGATCGTTACTGATAAGTAATGGATATAAATCTCCATAAAGGGCAAGCCCTGCCATTTCCGTCCCGTGTCCGGCATGATCGGATTTTCCCCAGTTGGGATTGTAAGTATCCGTATCACTTTGAGAAATACTTTGATCAAGTAAGGGATGAGAATAATTAATACCCGTGTCCAATACACAAACTGCAAAATCTTTGTGATTATCATCTCGGGAAACTCTTTCTATGAAATTTTTTCCCCATTCCTCTTCTTCTATTGAATCCATTTCTAAAAAAGAGGCAGGTGTGTCTTTGAAAATTCGGATTTCAGAAATACAATCGAGTAATAGAATAGAATGCTTTAATTGATTCATCGAAGAACGAATCAGAAAAACTGTCGTTTCAGGAAACTTCAATGGTTTTTCAGAAACAAAGATTCCAGGTTTCTCCGCCTGTTCCCTAAATCGATTGATGATTGAATTTCTATTATCTCCAACTCTAAGCCAAGCTTCCAAGAAAATTTTTTGTTCGAGGTCTTCTGGGAATGGCTTACTATCAGACCAAAAATTTTCCAAA
This genomic window from Leptospira brenneri contains:
- a CDS encoding S8 family peptidase, whose amino-acid sequence is MADEKYRHLLLRLRAETNKFTNPSTFIPSEDYLRTRTKAISNREEHGQSLLSDVQKAKIDFVSQLDQERKESFDFQPGIRITFESWEGFELKFKSLEDVKSKIEILSIKEINNKFFTTVRIPEGKLDVFIKKIKNYLDSNKDRRRGIPSNNELIANIEKIKLSALENFWSDSKPFPEDLEQKIFLEAWLRVGDNRNSIINRFREQAEKPGIFVSEKPLKFPETTVFLIRSSMNQLKHSILLLDCISEIRIFKDTPASFLEMDSIEEEEWGKNFIERVSRDDNHKDFAVCVLDTGINYSHPLLDQSISQSDTDTYNPNWGKSDHAGHGTEMAGLALYGDLYPLLISNDPIELNHSLESVKVLPPNGNNPENLYGFITQECVARAELLAIERKRVFNLAVTSRESTNQKGEPTSWSATIDNLAFGNVEEKAPKRLFLMVGSRI